Proteins encoded in a region of the Bactrocera dorsalis isolate Fly_Bdor unplaced genomic scaffold, ASM2337382v1 BdCtg180, whole genome shotgun sequence genome:
- the LOC125780191 gene encoding uncharacterized protein LOC125780191: MLGHMHHIPNDSRVWMLTGTGNNLRYVDLTKIHTKLGDSICESLPGFHAITGCDYNSDFFRKGKLGPYKILITTEKYQKAFIKFGDTQLFEDDSEIQSTFDIIQQFICDIYNVGTIIDVDAARLQLFINNYTVCDVNEAFQRKKICNFDGNSLPPCKSELFQQFRRANYISSIWNNAHKKIPSIHEPANNGWVQVNSQYNFKWFEGDQLPNFVSDALQTISETNEEDDTDNEPEDIWCSSDEEYEENYEIILIMKAMKNVYNFI; the protein is encoded by the exons TAGACCTCACAAAGATACACACCAAGTTAGGCGACTCCATTTGCGAAAGCTTACCTGGGTTTCATGCAATCACAGGTTGCGATTATAACtcagatttttttcgaaaaggaaaattaggaccgtacaaaatattaattactacagaaaaatatcaaaaggcaTTTATAAAATTCGGCGACACTCAATTATTTGAAGATGATAGTGAAATACAAAGCACTTTTGACATAATACAGCAGttcatatgtgatatatataatgttggtacgataattgatgttgatgctgcccgtcttcaattgtttattaataattatacggTCTGCGATGTTAATGAAGCGTTtcagcgaaaaaaaatatgcaattttgatGGGAACAGTCTGCCACCCTGTAAATCAGAGCTATTCCAACAATTTCGACGTGCTAATTATATATCCAGCATTTGGAATAATGCTCATAAGAAAATTCCATCAATACATGAACCAGCAAACAATGGTTGGGTACAAGTTAACagccaatacaattttaaatggtttGAAGGCGATCAGTTACCGAATTTTGTCAGTGATGCACTGCAAACTATatcag aaactaaCGAAGAAGATGACACTGACAATGAGCCAGAAGATATATGGTGCAGCAGTGATGAAGAGTATGAAGAAAATTACGAAATCATATTAATAATGAAAGCTATgaagaatgtttataatttt atatga